The Edaphobacter sp. 12200R-103 genome contains a region encoding:
- a CDS encoding carbonic anhydrase — protein sequence MDQVLEELKAGILHFQNEIYPPNAEKYKKAVSEPQQPSTLIVTCADSRIDPELITQSGPGEIFVTRNIGNLVPAYGEMLGGVSAVIEYAVSALKVKHVAICGHSDCGAMKALLDPGSLESLGSVKNWMRNAEAAMNVTDSLAPANESPLDRLKRLTEENVLLQLQHLRTHPSVAGAIARKELTLSGWVYDIGAGQVRIAENGEREFHPVRQESHNG from the coding sequence ATGGATCAGGTTCTTGAAGAGCTGAAGGCCGGCATTCTGCATTTTCAGAATGAGATTTATCCGCCGAATGCAGAGAAATACAAGAAGGCTGTCAGTGAGCCACAACAACCTTCCACGCTGATCGTCACCTGCGCTGATTCGCGGATTGATCCGGAGCTGATTACGCAGTCAGGGCCCGGCGAGATCTTTGTGACACGCAACATCGGCAACCTCGTCCCCGCCTATGGCGAGATGCTGGGAGGTGTGAGCGCCGTAATCGAATATGCCGTGAGTGCGCTGAAGGTAAAGCATGTCGCTATCTGCGGGCACAGCGACTGTGGCGCAATGAAGGCCCTGCTGGATCCGGGGAGCCTTGAGAGTCTGGGCAGCGTAAAGAACTGGATGCGCAATGCGGAGGCCGCCATGAATGTGACCGATTCGCTTGCGCCTGCGAACGAATCACCCCTGGACCGGCTGAAGCGGCTGACAGAGGAGAATGTGCTTTTGCAGCTCCAGCATCTTAGAACGCACCCCTCGGTTGCCGGAGCGATCGCCCGAAAGGAGTTGACCCTGTCCGGATGGGTGTATGACATTGGTGCCGGCCAGGTACGTATCGCCGAAAATGGCGAGCGCGAGTTTCATCCTGTCCGCCAGGAAAGCCATAACGGATGA
- a CDS encoding Dabb family protein has product MIVHTFLFRWKPGVEEAQKQRAVEEIKDLQGQIPGLEETLVGTNISPRSQGYELGGVMKFSDRASYEAYNDHPVHQKLLTWLMPLIEPVEVDFEA; this is encoded by the coding sequence ATGATCGTCCATACATTTCTCTTTCGTTGGAAACCAGGAGTTGAGGAAGCTCAGAAACAGCGTGCTGTTGAGGAGATCAAGGACCTGCAGGGGCAGATTCCCGGTCTTGAGGAGACGCTCGTCGGAACCAACATCTCGCCCCGCTCGCAGGGTTACGAGCTCGGAGGCGTCATGAAGTTCTCCGATCGAGCCAGCTACGAAGCGTATAACGATCATCCCGTGCACCAGAAGCTGCTGACCTGGCTGATGCCTCTGATCGAGCCGGTTGAAGTCGACTTCGAAGCCTGA
- a CDS encoding HNH endonuclease produces the protein MNIAMLPSRTLAGGHARREDLLRGPNGLPLCRWCQLEILAKRRRTFCSDYCVHQWRLRTSPGYLRDQVFARDRGRCALCRIDTLAAYAALKRARGAAHEAGLRLYGMKRISSRRSLWEADHIVPVAEGGGQCDLDNIRTLCLLCHRSATLELRERLRSRIKSSAGE, from the coding sequence ATGAACATTGCCATGCTCCCTTCACGCACATTAGCGGGCGGCCATGCCCGCCGCGAGGATCTTCTCAGAGGACCGAATGGCCTGCCGCTCTGCCGCTGGTGCCAGCTTGAGATCCTCGCCAAACGCCGGCGCACCTTCTGCAGCGACTACTGCGTGCACCAGTGGCGTCTCCGAACCAGCCCCGGTTATCTGCGCGATCAGGTCTTTGCGCGAGACCGCGGACGCTGTGCTCTCTGCAGGATCGACACCCTGGCTGCATATGCTGCGCTGAAACGCGCCCGGGGCGCTGCGCACGAAGCCGGCTTGCGACTCTATGGGATGAAGCGTATCTCCAGCCGTCGCAGTCTTTGGGAGGCGGACCACATCGTTCCCGTTGCAGAAGGAGGCGGACAATGCGATCTCGATAACATCCGAACGCTTTGCCTGCTATGTCATCGCTCCGCAACGTTGGAGCTTCGAGAGAGACTGCGTTCGCGCATAAAGTCATCTGCGGGAGAATAA
- a CDS encoding bestrophin family protein, producing MIAPQNRRRLMLLTVRYIGWPLVVLLVYDIAVVAAYKAGYLHWAALNQIPVSLLGSVVSILVVFRNTTSYARWWESRTLWGSIVNNSRSWGRQVTMTMRRPTDAEPGEAEAIKKKLIYYQVAWAHALRQHLRRLEPWSEIESFLSSEEITRLRKEKNIPVAIQQWQTAILCDALSRGWIDSMQWRAMDESLNDLVDAQGGAERIKNTPMPRLYDYLPQLCVQIFCIVLPLAMGASMGWFTPLGSALVGFIFLALDKIGRDLEDPFDNSIYDIPLTSITRTIEINLRQMLGETDLPEAITPVKDILW from the coding sequence ATGATCGCTCCCCAAAACCGCCGGCGGCTCATGCTGCTCACTGTGAGATATATCGGCTGGCCGCTGGTCGTTCTGTTGGTCTATGACATTGCGGTCGTCGCCGCATACAAGGCCGGTTATCTGCATTGGGCTGCGCTTAATCAGATTCCGGTCTCTCTGTTAGGTTCCGTTGTCAGCATCCTCGTGGTGTTTCGCAATACGACTTCGTATGCGCGATGGTGGGAGTCGCGAACGTTATGGGGGTCCATCGTAAACAACTCGCGAAGCTGGGGCCGCCAGGTCACGATGACGATGCGAAGGCCCACGGATGCTGAACCCGGAGAGGCCGAAGCGATAAAAAAGAAACTGATCTACTATCAGGTTGCCTGGGCGCATGCTCTGCGGCAGCACCTGCGAAGACTTGAGCCCTGGAGCGAGATCGAGTCTTTTCTCTCTTCGGAGGAGATAACCCGGCTGCGGAAAGAGAAGAATATCCCCGTCGCCATCCAACAGTGGCAGACCGCCATTCTGTGCGACGCCCTCAGTCGCGGGTGGATCGACAGCATGCAGTGGCGCGCTATGGACGAGAGCCTGAACGATCTTGTCGATGCGCAAGGAGGAGCGGAGCGTATCAAGAACACCCCCATGCCGCGCCTCTACGACTATCTGCCGCAGCTTTGCGTGCAGATCTTCTGTATTGTCCTTCCGCTCGCCATGGGAGCGAGTATGGGATGGTTCACCCCACTTGGATCTGCGCTCGTAGGCTTTATCTTTCTAGCGCTGGATAAGATCGGTCGCGACCTCGAAGATCCCTTCGACAACAGTATCTACGACATTCCACTGACGTCGATCACCCGCACGATAGAGATCAATCTGCGCCAGATGCTTGGCGAAACCGACTTGCCGGAAGCCATTACCCCTGTCAAAGATATTCTGTGGTAA
- a CDS encoding thioredoxin family protein has product MARTQSTMVELGTVAPAFELPDVVTGKAVGRDDVAADRKGLLVMFICVHCPYVKHVEEELARIAKDYEGQIGIVAISSNDITSHPQDAPEEMKKQAERLGFRFPYLYDETQEAAREYQAACTPDLFLFDGEMKLAYRGQLDDSRPKRGDIGNDIPVTGKDLRAAIDAVITGKRPDPNQKFAIGCNIKWKE; this is encoded by the coding sequence ATGGCGAGAACACAGTCGACGATGGTGGAGCTGGGAACGGTGGCTCCTGCCTTTGAGCTGCCGGACGTAGTGACCGGTAAGGCGGTAGGGCGCGATGATGTCGCGGCGGATCGAAAGGGTCTCTTGGTGATGTTTATCTGTGTCCACTGCCCTTATGTGAAACATGTTGAGGAGGAGTTGGCCAGAATCGCCAAGGACTACGAAGGTCAGATCGGAATTGTGGCCATCAGCTCCAACGACATTACGAGTCATCCCCAGGATGCTCCAGAAGAGATGAAGAAGCAGGCGGAGCGACTCGGGTTCCGTTTCCCCTATCTTTACGACGAGACACAGGAAGCAGCGCGCGAATATCAGGCTGCCTGCACTCCCGATCTTTTTCTCTTCGACGGCGAGATGAAACTGGCGTATCGCGGCCAGCTGGATGACAGCCGCCCAAAGCGCGGCGACATTGGTAATGATATTCCGGTGACCGGCAAGGACCTCCGCGCCGCCATCGATGCCGTGATCACAGGCAAACGGCCTGATCCCAACCAGAAATTTGCGATCGGCTGCAATATCAAGTGGAAGGAATAG